A single window of Vigna radiata var. radiata cultivar VC1973A chromosome 4, Vradiata_ver6, whole genome shotgun sequence DNA harbors:
- the LOC106758977 gene encoding protein LURP-one-related 15-like: MANRVSVINPSYCVPHPVSIQINTEKGVAYNEKDDRLFYINDILFSLHDRRVLYDYSNKPIVTFYNKSSKVCKVFKGESSDSSQFLFRVKKMKKSSTIPSGITKLNVFLANNQDEEKSDFRVIIYESKRSCSVYAGESSTIVAQMENNGGFNVMVNPNVDYAFIVALLMIVKDTESSYTEEMDAVSAIRMISSILSLG; the protein is encoded by the exons ATGGCAAACAGAGTCTCAGTTATCAATCCTTCGTATTGTGTTCCTCACCCTGTCAGTATACAAATTAATACTGAGAAAGGAGTCGCTTACAATGAGAAGGATGATCGTCTCTTCTATATTAATGATATCCTTTTCTCACTTCACGACCGTCGTGTCTTATATGATTATTCAAACAAACCCATCGTCACTTTTTATAATAAG tCTTCAAAAGTATGCAAAGTTTTCAAGGGTGAAAGCAGTGATTCATCTCAATTTCTATTTCgggtgaagaaaatgaagaaatcgTCAACGATTCCATCTGGGATTACTAAACTAAACGTGTTCCTTGCAAACAACCAAGACGAAGAGAAAAGTGACTTTAGAGTGATCATTTATGAAAGTAAACGGTCGTGCAGTGTTTATGCAGGGGAATCTTCTACCATTGTAGCTCAA ATGGAGAATAATGGTGGCTTCAATGTCATGGTCAATCCTAACGTGGACTACGCATTCATAGTGGCACTACTTATGATTGTTAAGGATACGGAATCTTCTTATACTGAAGAAATGGATGCTGTTAGTGCCATACGAATGATTTCAAGCATTTTGTCGCTTGGATAA